One Oncorhynchus clarkii lewisi isolate Uvic-CL-2024 chromosome 31, UVic_Ocla_1.0, whole genome shotgun sequence DNA segment encodes these proteins:
- the LOC139390732 gene encoding syntaxin-3-like isoform X2: MKDRLEQLKATCDNDDEEVEIAIDNAAFMDDFFSQIDDIRISIDKIDENVSEVKKLYSVILSAPTSDQKTQDDLEAVTNNIKKMANNARNKLKTIERDLASEEEERISADMRIRKSQHAVLSRKFVEVMTKYNEAQVDFRERSKGRIRRQLEITGKATTDEELEEMLEGGNSAVFTSGIMDSGISKQALSEIEARHKDIVRLESSIKELHDMFVDIAMLVESQGDIVNNIEVQVSKAVDHIVVAKTETKKAIQYQSKARKKRVIILVILIIVLAIVALIIGLSVGLSKKN; this comes from the exons ATGAAGGACCGATTGGAACAACTTAAAGCA ACATGTGACAATGACGATGAGGAAGTGGAAATTGCTATCGACAATGCAGCTTTTATGGATGACTTTTTCTCTCAG atTGACGACATCAGGATCAGCATTGATAAGATTGATGAGAATGTGTCTGAAGTCAAGAAGCTCTACTCGGTCATCCTGTCTGCCCCCACATCAGACCAGA AAACACAGGATGACTTGGAGGCTGTCACCAACAACATCAAGAAGATGGCTAACAACGCCCGGAACAAACTCAAAA CCATCGAGAGGGATCTGGcgtctgaggaagaggagaggatttCAGCCGACATGCGGATACGCAAATCACAG cATGCAGTGCTGTCCAGGAAGTTTGTGGAAGTGATGACCAAGTACAATGAGGCCCAGGTGGACTTCAGGGAGAGGAGTAAAGGACGCATCCGGAGACAGCTAGAGATCA CTGGAAAAGCCACGACAGATGAGGAGCTGGAAGAGATGTTAGAGGGGGGAAACTCTGCTGTCTTCACTTCAGGG ATCATGGACTCTGGGATCTCGAAGCAAGCTCTCAGTGAGATCGAGGCGCGACACAAAGACATTGTGCGTCTGGAGAGCAGCATCAAAGAGCTGCATGACATGTTCGTAGACATCGCCATGCTGGTGGAGAGCCAG ggtgaCATAGTGAACAACATAGAGGTGCAAGTGTCTAAAGCTGTGGACCACATAGTGGTGGCCAAGACTGAGACCAAGAAAGCCATCCAGTACCAGAGCAAAGCACGCAAG AAAAGGGTGATCATATTGGTGATTCTGATTATCGTGCTCGCCATAGTGGCTCTGATTATTGGGTTGTCGGTGGGATTGAGTAAGAAGAATTGA
- the LOC139390732 gene encoding syntaxin-3-like isoform X3, with protein sequence MKDRLEQLKATCDNDDEEVEIAIDNAAFMDDFFSQIDDIRISIDKIDENVSEVKKLYSVILSAPTSDQKTQDDLEAVTNNIKKMANNARNKLKTIERDLASEEEERISADMRIRKSQHAVLSRKFVEVMTKYNEAQVDFRERSKGRIRRQLEITGKATTDEELEEMLEGGNSAVFTSGIMDSGISKQALSEIEARHKDIVRLESSIKELHDMFVDIAMLVESQGDIVNNIEVQVSKAVDHIVVAKTETKKAIQYQSKARKKTIIIAVVCTVVAVVILAVILSQTVG encoded by the exons ATGAAGGACCGATTGGAACAACTTAAAGCA ACATGTGACAATGACGATGAGGAAGTGGAAATTGCTATCGACAATGCAGCTTTTATGGATGACTTTTTCTCTCAG atTGACGACATCAGGATCAGCATTGATAAGATTGATGAGAATGTGTCTGAAGTCAAGAAGCTCTACTCGGTCATCCTGTCTGCCCCCACATCAGACCAGA AAACACAGGATGACTTGGAGGCTGTCACCAACAACATCAAGAAGATGGCTAACAACGCCCGGAACAAACTCAAAA CCATCGAGAGGGATCTGGcgtctgaggaagaggagaggatttCAGCCGACATGCGGATACGCAAATCACAG cATGCAGTGCTGTCCAGGAAGTTTGTGGAAGTGATGACCAAGTACAATGAGGCCCAGGTGGACTTCAGGGAGAGGAGTAAAGGACGCATCCGGAGACAGCTAGAGATCA CTGGAAAAGCCACGACAGATGAGGAGCTGGAAGAGATGTTAGAGGGGGGAAACTCTGCTGTCTTCACTTCAGGG ATCATGGACTCTGGGATCTCGAAGCAAGCTCTCAGTGAGATCGAGGCGCGACACAAAGACATTGTGCGTCTGGAGAGCAGCATCAAAGAGCTGCATGACATGTTCGTAGACATCGCCATGCTGGTGGAGAGCCAG ggtgaCATAGTGAACAACATAGAGGTGCAAGTGTCTAAAGCTGTGGACCACATAGTGGTGGCCAAGACTGAGACCAAGAAAGCCATCCAGTACCAGAGCAAAGCACGCAAG aAGACAATCATTATAGCAGTGGTCTGTACTGTGGTTGCTGTCGTCATCCTCGCCGTCATCCTATCACAGACAGTAGGGTAA
- the LOC139390732 gene encoding syntaxin-3-like isoform X1 produces MKDRLEQLKATCDNDDEEVEIAIDNAAFMDDFFSQIDDIRISIDKIDENVSEVKKLYSVILSAPTSDQKTQDDLEAVTNNIKKMANNARNKLKTIERDLASEEEERISADMRIRKSQHAVLSRKFVEVMTKYNEAQVDFRERSKGRIRRQLEITGKATTDEELEEMLEGGNSAVFTSGIMDSGISKQALSEIEARHKDIVRLESSIKELHDMFVDIAMLVESQVHVSSSDPSIQSLIDSSIHYFISAFLNPTVLLSLFLSRLLPRSLSVICFSFLFSSTLFPFSFRSAFFLSPCFGTEVPCVCVYPTIHLSPSHHSFIFSRSLHSQ; encoded by the exons ATGAAGGACCGATTGGAACAACTTAAAGCA ACATGTGACAATGACGATGAGGAAGTGGAAATTGCTATCGACAATGCAGCTTTTATGGATGACTTTTTCTCTCAG atTGACGACATCAGGATCAGCATTGATAAGATTGATGAGAATGTGTCTGAAGTCAAGAAGCTCTACTCGGTCATCCTGTCTGCCCCCACATCAGACCAGA AAACACAGGATGACTTGGAGGCTGTCACCAACAACATCAAGAAGATGGCTAACAACGCCCGGAACAAACTCAAAA CCATCGAGAGGGATCTGGcgtctgaggaagaggagaggatttCAGCCGACATGCGGATACGCAAATCACAG cATGCAGTGCTGTCCAGGAAGTTTGTGGAAGTGATGACCAAGTACAATGAGGCCCAGGTGGACTTCAGGGAGAGGAGTAAAGGACGCATCCGGAGACAGCTAGAGATCA CTGGAAAAGCCACGACAGATGAGGAGCTGGAAGAGATGTTAGAGGGGGGAAACTCTGCTGTCTTCACTTCAGGG ATCATGGACTCTGGGATCTCGAAGCAAGCTCTCAGTGAGATCGAGGCGCGACACAAAGACATTGTGCGTCTGGAGAGCAGCATCAAAGAGCTGCATGACATGTTCGTAGACATCGCCATGCTGGTGGAGAGCCAGGTACACGTCTCGTCCTCCGATCCGTCTATTCAGTCATTAATTGATTCCTCCATCCACTATTTCATATCTGCATTTTTAAACcctactgtcctactgtctttgtttctgtctcGTTTGCTTCCTCGTTCCCTGTCTGTCATCTGTTTTTCCTTTCTCTTTTCCAGtaccctcttccctttctccttccGCAGTGCTTTTTTCCTCTCTCCATGCTTTGGGACAGaagttccctgtgtgtgtgtctatccaaccatccatctgtctccctcccatcactcattcatcttcAGTAGGAGTCTACATTCTCAGTAA
- the LOC139390430 gene encoding lysine-specific demethylase 2A-like: MEDQNPRYSKRLRTGTRRRYLDDGISDDEIEGKRTFDLDEKLQSDRFNSNLVKHMEGKDFTFEYIQREGLRDPLIFEKKDGLGLEMPDSDFSVSDVKLFVGSRRMVDVMDVTTQKGIEMSMAQWRRYYETPPSERDKLYNVISLEFSHTKLENLVKRPASVDLIDWVDNMWPRHLKERQRDSTNSIIDMQYPKVQKYCLMSVQGCFTDFHVDFGGTSVWYHILRGGKVFWLIPPTPQNLELYEDWVLSGKQGDIFLGDKARDCQRIELKQGYTFMIPSGWIHAVYTPEDTLVFGGNFLHSFNIPMQLNIYNIEDRTRVPAKFRYPFYYEMCWYVLERYLYCLTNTSHLTPEFQKHSLGVGLTRDSSENKLNGHVKNGTSEENKDRDDDEEGKEEERESKVKMEESDEDVSPALGATKLGVRVNLTPLELEGLWNLLGKLEALPAHKKCVPAGIRNAPALLHDIRALLEDHRNDDPKLSYTGKPIVKWPKRPSWYRPPSPSPVDRQRPATPHKPAVPRPARAATSLSALRRRRVRCKRCAACQREECGECNFCRDMRRFGGPGRMKKGCMMRQCLAPGLPNSAVCVLCGEGQGKQELADASPSSTTLMECSNCAQIAHPDCIKVPGEGRINKDLPSCWECPKCYQDKDGSSSESSSSDEDSMASTGSLTMSKHAHWEGIGVEEAGGGVRKGRRGRPPLTSSLSQRRAPPPSQRLLLQQQQNRKRAGALELRLRKSIKLERSKILQSKQTSSLERSHKLLGSQRLAHLQREVSSRLHSPVGRLSRGRGSFRGSPTGARLQPPQPSLSLDPAGRGDGRRGQGRGVRLRGGAAGRGQRHGGAEEESDSSTSSSSSSSCSSDEEEDRENGVRSGRGDKENRPQRRVTAKEDEGSGELHQNEEEEEAEEAAMDEDWREGGQAKAEPLVLVVSDISDDLMKGSYLTVTLQPSRAKHDPGAIVPKLEAAVTPRPAPPGQIYTQRKNLARPPLRNHAPDPARSDRHTHIRESNIHTGGSHEDERRTRPGRPERTNNSASSSRVPPLHLPLSALHDGEREVANGGSEPGCEREVWVSVFRYLTRAELCVCMAVCKNWYKWSLDKRLWMRINLTVSKAISPQALSGIIKRQPVALDLSWTSISKKQLTWLVNRLPGLKDLMLSGCSWSSISALSSTSCPLLRTLDLRWADGVKDGQIRDLLNPPGCDNRSQLRNMQSFRLAGLEISDSTLRLVIRHMPLLTRLDLSHCGGLTDQSINLLTAVGSSTRNTLTELNLGGCSKLTDACLRYLRRLSCLSLLDLRECKGVSRKACEAFISELSVNTLYCLSEDKLIQRIS; encoded by the exons atggAAGACCAAAACCCCCGTTACAGCAAGCGCTTG CGTACGGGGACGCGGCGGCGCTACCTCGATGACGGGATCTCGGACGATGAGATTGAGGGGAAGAGGACCTTTGACCTGGATGAGAAGCTGCAGAGTGACCGGTTCAACTCCAACCTGGTTAAACACATGGAGGGAAAAG ACTTCACGTTCGAGTACATCCAGAGGGAGGGGCTGAGAGACCCTCTGATCTTTGAGAAAAAAGACGGCCTCGGCTTAGA GATGCCAGACTCTGATTTCAGTGTGAGTGACGTCAAGCTGTTTGTAG GCAGTCGGAGGATGGTCGACGTTATGGATGTGACCACTCAGAAGGGCATCGAGATGTCCATGGCCCAATGGCGGCGGTACTACGAGACCCCGCCTTCGGAGCGAGATAAGCTCTATAACGTCATCAGCCTGGAGTTCAGTCACACCAAGCTGGAGAACCTGGTGAAACGACCCGCCTCG gtGGATTTGATCGactgggtggacaacatgtgGCCAAGGCACCTGaaggagcgacagagagactCAACCAACTCCATCATAGACATGCAGTATCCCAAAGTGCAGAA GTACTGTCTGATGAGTGTCCAGGGCTGCTTCACAGACTTCCACGTTGACTTTGGTGGTACGTCGGTCTGGTACCACATCCTGCGGGGGGGCAAG GTGTTCTGGCTGATCCCACCCACACCCCAGAACCTGGAGCTGTATGAGGACTGGGTATTGTCAGGGAAACAAGGGGACATCTTCCTGGGAGACAAGGCTCGGGACTGTCAGAGGATTGAGCTGAAGCAGGGCTATACCTTCATGATCCCCTCTG GTTGGATCCATGCTGTGTACACCCCTGAGGACACGCTGGTGTTTGGGGGAAACTTCCTCCACAGCTTCAACATCCCCATGCAGCTCAACATCTACAACATCGAGGACCGCACACGA GTCCCGGCCAAGTTCCGATACCCCTTCTACTATGAGATGTGCTGGTACGTGCTGGAGAGATACCTCTACTGTCTGACTAACACCTCTCACCTCACCCCTGAGTTCCAGAAGCACTCGCTTGGTGTTG gtCTGACTCGAGACTCCTCGGAGAACAAACTCAACGGCCACGTGAAAAACGGCACGTCGGAGGAGAATAAAGACAGAGACGATgatgaggaaggaaaggaggaggaaagggagagcaaGGTCAAAATGGAAGAGAGCGACGAGGATGTCTCCCCCGCTCTGGGTGCCACTAAGCTGGGGGTGAGGGTAAACCTGACCCCCCTGGAGCTGGAGGGGCTGTGGAACCTGCTGGGGAAGCTGGAGGCGCTGCCAGCCCACAAGAAGTGTGTCCCCGCAGGCATCCGCAACGCCCCCGCCCTGCTCCACGACATACGG GCTCTCCTGGAAGACCACCGCAACGACGACCCCAAGCTATCTTACACTGGGAAGCCCATCGTCAAGTGGCCCAAGAGG CCGTCGTGGTACCGGCCCCCTTCCCCCTCGCCGGTGGACCGCCAGCGCCCGGCCACGCCCCACAAGCCTGCGGTCCCGCGCCCGGCTCGGGCCGCCACCTCACTCTCGGCCCTGAGGCGGCGGCGCGTGCGCTGCAAACGCTGTGCGGCCTGCCAGAGGGAGGAGTGCGGCGAATGCAACTTCTGCAGAGACATGAGGAGGTTCGGAGGACCCGGGCGCATGAAGAAGGGCTGCATGATGCGGCAGTGTCTGGCT CCTGGCCTGCCCAACTCGgcggtgtgtgttctctgtggagAGGGCCAGGGGAAGCAGGAGCTGGCGGACGCTAGCCCGTCCTCCACAACCCTGATGGAATGCTCCAACTGTGCTCAGATCGCCCACCCCGACTGCATCAAG GTGCCAGGGGAGGGCAGGATCAACAAGGACCTGCCCAGCTGCTGGGAGTGTCCCAAATGTTACCAGGACAAAGATGGCTCCTCATCAGAG TCGTCCAGCAGTGATGAGGACAGCATGGCGTCTACAGGTTCTCTCACTATGTCAAAGCATGCCCACTGGGAAGGGATAGGAGTAGAGGAGGCAGGAGGTGGGGTGAGGAAGGGGCGACGTGGCAGACCCCCCCTGACGTCCTCTCTGTCCCAGCGGAGGGCGCCCCCTCCCTCTCAGCGGCTGCTACTGCAGCAACAACAGAACAGGAAGAGAGCCGGCGCACTGGAGCTACGACTTCggaagagt ATCAAACTGGAGCGCAGCAAAATCTTACAGTCG AAGCAGACGTCATCTCTGGAGCGTTCTCACAAGCTCCTGGGCTCCCAGCGTCTGGCCCACCTCCAGAGAGAGGTGTCCTCTCGCCTTCACTCCCCCGTCGGCAGACTGTCCCGGGGCCGTGGGTCCTTCAGAGGCTCCCCTACAGGGGCACGACTCCAGCCCCCCCAACCCTCCCTCAGCCTGGACCCCGCAGGCAGGGGAGATGGGCGCAGGGGTCAAGGGCGAGGAGTAAGGCTCAGAGGAGGAGCAGcaggaagaggacagagacacggtggagcagaggaagagagtgatagcagtaccagcagcagcagcagcagtagttgtagtagtgatgaggaggaggacagggagaacGGCGTGCGGAGTGGCAGAGGGGACAAAGAAAACCGGCCGCAGAGACGAGTAACAGCCAAAGAAGATGAGGGGAGTGGGGAGTTACACCaaaacgaagaagaagaagaagcagaggaGGCGGCGATGGATGAAGActggagagaaggaggacaggCAAAGGCGGAGCCACTGGTCCTCGTAGTTTCTGACATTAGCGACGACCTCATGAAGGGCTCGTATCTCACTGTGACCCTTCAGCCGTCGAGGGCCAAACATGATCCAGGGGCCATCGTCCCCAAACTGGAGGCTGCAGTCACCCCCCGCCCTGCCCCTCCCGGACAGATTTACACACAACGCAAGAATCTTGCCCGACCACCCCTCAGGAACCACGCCCCAGACCCTGCACGctcagatagacacacacacatccgggAAAGCAACATACACACTGGCGGCTCCCATGAAGACGAGAGGAGAACGAGGCCGGGCAGACCAGAGAGGACAAACAACAGTGCTTCCTCCTCCCGGGTTCCTCCTCTACACCTCCCTCTGTCGGCTTTACAcgatggggagagggaggtggcGAATGGAGGGAGCGAACCGGGCTGTGAGAGGGAGGTGTGGGTATCAGTCTTCCGTTACCTGACTCGAGCTGAGCTCTGTGTCTGCATGGCCGTCTGCAAGAACTGGTACAAATG GAGCCTGGATAAGAGGCTGTGGATGAGGATCAATCTGACCGTGTCTAAAGCAATCAGTCCTCAGGCCCTGTCGGGCATCATCAAACGCCAGCCAGTCGCTCTGGACCTCTCCTGGACCTCCATCTCCAAGAAACAACTCACGTGGCTCGTCAACCGCCTgccag GGCTGAAGGATCTCATGTTGTCTGGGTGCTCCTGGTCTTCTATTTCGGCTCTGAGCTCGACCAGTTGCCCCCTCCTGCGCACGCTGGACCTGCGCTGGGCCGACGGGGTGAAAGATGGACAGATCCGAGACCTGCTCAACCCCCCAG ggtGTGATAACCGCAGTCAGCTGAGGAACATGCAGTCTTTCCGTCTGGCAGGGCTGGAGATCAGTGACTCCACTCTGAGGCTGGTGATCAGACACATGCCCCTGTTGACCCGTCTGGACCTGTCCCACTGCGGAGGCCTCACGGACCAGTCCATCAACCTGCTCACTGCCGTGGGCTCCTCCACACGCAACACACTCACTGAGCTCAACCTGGGGG GCTGCAGTAAGCTGACGGATGCGTGTTTGCGGTACCTCCGCCGgctctcctgcctctccctgcTGGACCTGCGGGAATGCAAGGGTGTCTCCCGCAAAGCCTGCGAGGCCTTCATCTCGGAGCTGTCCGTCAACACCCTCTACTGCCTATCAGAGGACAAGCTGATCCAGAGGATATCCTAG